The Clostridia bacterium DNA segment AGACGTAGGCATTAAGGTTGCCTCCAGCATTGTGCACTTCTTTTCGCAGCCCAACAACCGTGAGGTCATTGAGCGACTGAGAAGAGCTGGCGTGAATTTCTCATCGCGCGAGCAAATGCAAGACAATAAGCTGGAGGGACAGACTTTTGTTCTGACCGGGACACTTAGCAACTACACGAGGCAAGAGGCCACAGATTGGATTGAATCCCATGGTGGAAAAGTGACCAAGTCTGTTAGCAAGAAGACGACCTATGTAGTGGCTGGCACGGACGCGGGTTCAAAGCTTACGAAGGCAAGGAATTTAGGGGTAGAGGTTATCTCTGAAGAAGAACTGATGGCGCTACTATAAGACGCTATGGATTATAAAGAAATGAGGGAATTATGATTACCTTAGAGAATATCAGTTTATCCATGGATACGGAACATGGAAAAACGCAAATCTTGCATGATATCAATTTGGATTTAGAAGACCACAAATTCTATGTCTTTACTGGCCCCAATGGAGGAGGAAAGTCTTCACTGGCCAAAGTAATCATGGGCATCTATAAACCCGATACCGGGCGTGTTCTTTTAGACGGCAAAGATATTACGGCCCTAGATATAACCCAAAGGGCAAAACTGGGTATTGGGTTTGCCTTTCAGCATCCGCCACGTTTCAAGGGACTGACAATCGGCAAGCTATTAACCTTGGCTGGCTGGGACCCTAAAAAGGATCCTATGTGTTCAGTGCTTAAGGTGGTTGGCCTTTGCCCGGATAATTATTTGAAAAGGGAAATTGATGATTCGCTATCTGGTGGAGAGTTGAAACGGATTGAAATAGCCAGCATTTTAGCCAAAAAGCCGAAGTTCTCTATTTTCGATGAACCAGAGGCGGGCATCGATTTGTGGAGCTTTAGCCGATTGACCGAGACCTTCAAAGACTATCATAGCAATGGCACTTCAAATGGTATGCTCATCATCTCGCACCAAGAGAGAATTATGGAACTGGCCGATGAGATTGTCTTGATATCTGGCGGTAAAATTGATAGGCGCGGCACCAAGGATGAAATCTTGAAAAAGATTTTACATACAGATGCCTATTGTGACTTTACGTGCGACAAGGAGATTAACTATGGACAAAACAGCTAAAGAACTGTTGCAGAAAGTTGCCGATATCAAAGAGGTACCGAAAGGTGCTCATAGCATACGGGAAGATGGCGGATCCTATAGCCTTTATTCCACGGAAACCGTGAAAATTAAGGCCCGAGAAGATAAGATGGGCATCGACATTCATGTCCTGCCTGGAAGCAAAGGGGAAACGGTGCATATCCCGGTTATTATTACGGCAAGTGGACTCAAGGAAAGAGTCGTCAACACCTTTTTAATCGGAGAAGGCGCAGATGTGAACATTGTGGCTGGTTGTGGCATCCACAACTGTGGTACAGGCGATTCGCAGCACGATGGTTTACATACCTTTCATTTGGAAAAAAACGCAAAGCTTAAATATACAGAAAAGCACTATGGTGAAGGAGATGGCGGTAAGAGATTTCTGAATCCTAAAACGGAGTTAGTTCTAGAGAAGGGTTCGCAGGCTATTTTGGAAATGGTGCAGATCGAGGGCGTAGATGATACGACTAGAGAAACGGTCGTGGAGCTTGAAGATGATGCCAGCCTGCTCATCCAAGAATCGATGCTTACGGATAGTCAGCAAAGGGCCAAGAGTATCGTGGACATCATTTTAAAAGGTGAAAATGCAGATGCCCAGATTATTTCCAGAAGTGTGGCCAAGGGCAATTCTAGACAGGAATTTGAATTAAAAATGACGGGACGCAATCATTGTCGTGGACACATCCAATGCGACTCGATCATCATGGATTCGGCACAAGTCTCTAGTGTTCCGGAAATTCGAGCAGAACATGAGGGCGCTAGCCTGATTCACGAGGCAGCCATTGGACGGATTGCAAGTGACCAGCTAATCAAACTGATGACCCTGGGCCTAAATACAGAGCAAGCAGAAAAAGTTGTAATTGAGAGCTTCTTGAACGAAGAGGTATAGTCTACCCAGAATAGGGGTTTTCTGATACAATACAGAAGGATTTTTAAGAAAAAGGCGGTGAAAATATGTCCATCAGCAAAAAAGAAGTTGAACACGTTGCCAAACTGGCACGTTTGGAACTAACGGAAGAAGAAAAAACATTGTATACCGAGGAACTGAATGCTGTTCTTGGATTCATGGACACTTTGAATCAATTGGATATCAGCCATGTGCCTCCGACCAGTCACGTGCTGGATATCAAAAACGTATTCCGAGAAGATGTAGTGGAGCCTTCGATGGAACCTGAGGAAGTGGTAGCCAATGCTCCAGCGGCTAAGGACAACCAGTTCCGTGTGCCCAAAATTATGTAGCGAGGTAATAAACATGAAATTTCATGAAATGAGTGCCCACGAACTAAGTGAATTGATGGTGAAAAAAGAAGTCAGTTCCTTGGAAATCGTGAGCGAGCACTATGAACATATTCGTACAGTAGAACCCAAAGTACAGTCCATGGTAAGTCAGACGGAAGAGTTGGCGATAAACCGGGCAAAAGAAATAGATGCAAGGCGGATTATGGGTGAAGAACTTTCTCCCCTGGCAGGTATCCCGATGGGAATCAAGGATAATATTTCCACCAAAGGTTATACGACGACTTGCAGCTCCAAGATGTTGGAAAACTATGTGCCGGCGTATGATGCCCATGTAATGGAAAAATTGAATGCTGCAG contains these protein-coding regions:
- a CDS encoding ATP-binding cassette domain-containing protein; translated protein: MITLENISLSMDTEHGKTQILHDINLDLEDHKFYVFTGPNGGGKSSLAKVIMGIYKPDTGRVLLDGKDITALDITQRAKLGIGFAFQHPPRFKGLTIGKLLTLAGWDPKKDPMCSVLKVVGLCPDNYLKREIDDSLSGGELKRIEIASILAKKPKFSIFDEPEAGIDLWSFSRLTETFKDYHSNGTSNGMLIISHQERIMELADEIVLISGGKIDRRGTKDEILKKILHTDAYCDFTCDKEINYGQNS
- a CDS encoding SufD family Fe-S cluster assembly protein; its protein translation is MDKTAKELLQKVADIKEVPKGAHSIREDGGSYSLYSTETVKIKAREDKMGIDIHVLPGSKGETVHIPVIITASGLKERVVNTFLIGEGADVNIVAGCGIHNCGTGDSQHDGLHTFHLEKNAKLKYTEKHYGEGDGGKRFLNPKTELVLEKGSQAILEMVQIEGVDDTTRETVVELEDDASLLIQESMLTDSQQRAKSIVDIILKGENADAQIISRSVAKGNSRQEFELKMTGRNHCRGHIQCDSIIMDSAQVSSVPEIRAEHEGASLIHEAAIGRIASDQLIKLMTLGLNTEQAEKVVIESFLNEEV
- the gatC gene encoding Asp-tRNA(Asn)/Glu-tRNA(Gln) amidotransferase subunit GatC, encoding MSISKKEVEHVAKLARLELTEEEKTLYTEELNAVLGFMDTLNQLDISHVPPTSHVLDIKNVFREDVVEPSMEPEEVVANAPAAKDNQFRVPKIM